The window CATTATTAAATGTCGCCTGGATATGGGCAACTCCTTTAGGATCTATATGAATTTTCTTTTTAGACTTTTTTTGTGTCTTTGCCAACTTTCAATCTCCTATTTATTACTTCTTAGCTACAGCTTTTTTCTTACCAGCAACAGTTTTTCTCTTTCCTTTTCTTGTACGAGCGTTAGTTCTTGTCCTTTGACCTCTAACTGGTAATCCCTTACGATGTCTTAACCCACGATAAGTTCCAATATCCATTAATCGTTTAATATTCATCTGAACTTCACTTCTTAAAGCACCTTCGACTTTATAATCAGAAGTAATAACCGCTCTAATTGCTGCTACTTCATCAGGGGTAAGATCACCAACTTTTTTATTCGGATCAACATTGGCAGCTTTCAGAATGTCCCAGGCATTGGAGCGGCCAATACCATAAATCAAAGGTAAAGCGTAAGCAATTTTTTTGTTCTTTGGTAAATCAATTCCAGCTATACGTGCCAATTTTAAACTCCTCTTTTATCCTTGTCTTTGCTTATGTTTTGGATTTTTGCAAATCACTCTAACCTGACCTTTTCTCTTTATTATTTTACAATGTTCACATCTTTTTTTAACAGAAGCTCTAACTTTCATAAAAACTCCAATTTACTTGTATCTATAAATTATTCTTCCTTTAGTTAAATCGTATGGTGAAATTTCAACTTGAACTTTATCACCAACGAGTATACGTATAAAATGCATTCTCATCTTGCCTGAAACATGGGCAAGTATTTCGTGACCATTATCAAGTTTAACTCTGAACATTGCATTAGGCAATGTTTCAGTAATAACTCCATCCATTACAATAACATCTTTTTTTGCCATCAGGCTGTCAAAATTTCTGGTTCGTTATTAGTTATTAAAATTGTATGTTCAAAATGTGCAGATGGTTGACCATCTTCTGTTACAATTGTCCATCCATCTCTTAAAGTTTTTACTCTATAAGTTCCAGCATTTACCATTGGTTCAATTGCTATCGTCATACCTTCT is drawn from Ignavibacteria bacterium and contains these coding sequences:
- the infA gene encoding translation initiation factor IF-1 codes for the protein MAKKDVIVMDGVITETLPNAMFRVKLDNGHEILAHVSGKMRMHFIRILVGDKVQVEISPYDLTKGRIIYRYK
- the rpmJ gene encoding 50S ribosomal protein L36, giving the protein MKVRASVKKRCEHCKIIKRKGQVRVICKNPKHKQRQG
- the rpsM gene encoding 30S ribosomal protein S13, which translates into the protein MARIAGIDLPKNKKIAYALPLIYGIGRSNAWDILKAANVDPNKKVGDLTPDEVAAIRAVITSDYKVEGALRSEVQMNIKRLMDIGTYRGLRHRKGLPVRGQRTRTNARTRKGKRKTVAGKKKAVAKK